In Carassius auratus strain Wakin chromosome 12, ASM336829v1, whole genome shotgun sequence, the sequence CAAACATTTGAGGAAATACAATTTCAGAATGCTGACTCATGGCTCGCTCGCCCGCGCCATAAAACCGAACGACTGGTTCACATCGgtcgacctgaaagatgctttctTCCATATAAGCATTTATCCGTCACACAGGAAGTTTCTTCGTTTCGCCTACCAAGGCACATGTTGCGAATTCACAGTTCTGCCGTTTGGGCTCAGTCTGAGCCCCaggtgtttctgtctgtgtgcgGAGGTGGTTTTAGCACCCATGAGAATGTCAGGTCTGAGGATTCTGACATACATAGACGATTGGCTCATCATAGCCGAATCGAAAGAGAAAGTATTGCAGGACACCTGCCGTGTGCACACGCACATCACATCTCTCGGGTTCAGAGTGAATGTGAGCAAGAGCAATTTTACACCCAGTCAGAATGTCATTTTCCTGGGTTTGGAGTTGAACTCAGTCTCCATGCGAGCGCGTCTCTCTCAAGAGCGCGTTCTCTCTCTAATGAACTGTCTGTCGCAGTTCAGAGAGGGGGCGAAAGTACAATATCGCACATGCCTCAGGCTGCAGGGTCTTATGGCTTCATCGATCCAGGTTGTATCGCTGGgactcctgagaatgagagcgttCATGAAATGGGTTTTGTCACTACATTTCAGCCCGACGCGCGATCTTTGCCGCTCTGTAATAGTGACGCGCGCCTGCTCGGCAGCCTTGCGCCACTGGAAGAGCGCAGACTTTTACGCACAGGGAACCCCTCTGGGGACAGTTATTATGCAGAAAGTTGTGACGACAGATGCGTCCTTAACAGGCTGGGGCGCCACCCAGGAGGGCAGAACGGTGAACGGTCTGTGGCCAAGCAGACTAAGTTCAGCGCACATAAATTATTTAGAGCTTATGGCCGTATGGAAAGCTCTGAATCATTTTCTGCCTCGCCTGCAGGGACATCATGTGCTCGTACGCTGCGACAATACCACGACAGTGGCTTATATCAACCGTCAGGGCGGCGTGTGCGCTCGTCGAAACTTCACGCTCTAGCTTACAAGCTTCTAGTGTGGAGCGGACGGGTTTTCCTGTCGTTACGTGCGACTCATGTTCCAGGCCTTCTAAACAGAGGCGCGGATCTTCTATCATGGGGAAACCCAATCTACGGAGATTGGCGTCTTCACCCGCAGATAGTGGATGTGTTATGGATCAGATTCGGACAGGCAACCGTAGATCTATTCGCCTCACGCGAAAACTACCATTGTCCTATGTTCTTCTCGCTAAAGGACGTGGACGCGCCCCTCGGGGTGGATGCACTGGCCCACCCGTGGCCCAGTGTGCTGCTGTATGCCTTTCCTCCCCTGTGCCTGATAATTCCTACACTGGCCAGGGTGAGAGGGCAGGGCCTGTCTCTCATTCTGATAGCACCCAGGTGGCCCAAAGCACCATGGCTGGCGGAGATAATGCCTCTGTTATATGCCGAGCCGTGGCGCCTCCCCCCCCCCCGCACGGATCTATTGTCCCAAGCGAACGGGGAGATTTATCACCCGCACCCGGACAGGGTGGCTCTTTGGGCTTGGCCCGTGAGAGGACGAACCTAAGCGCACTTGGGCTTTCGCCGCGTGTGATTGCTACTATACAGAATGCCAGGGCCGTTTCTACGCGATCCTTGTATGGCAGTAAGTGGCGAGTGTTCGAAGGGTGGTGTGATGGGCGTGGTCTCACatcttatcagtgctcagttcctGATATTTTGTGTTTCCTCCAGGACCTCCTAGAAAAAGACAGGTCTTTTTCCACAATTAAGGTCTACTTGGCTGCGATTTCGGCCTGTCATGTGGGCTTTGAGGGCTCAACAGTCGGGCAGCATCCTCTAATCCGCAGATTTATGAAGGGTGCCCGTCGCCGCTTGCCAGTCATCAGGAGGACAGTTCCTGAGTGGGATCTCTCCATGGTGTTGGAGGCTCTGTCTCAATATCCTTTTGAACCTCTTGGAAGTATTTCAATAAAGCTGCTGTCCTTCAAGACAGCTTTGCTCTTGGCCTTGGCATCAGCCAAACGTGTCAGTGAGCTACATGCATTTTCGGTTCATCCCTCGTGCACTAAATTCTCTCTTAGTAGAGATATGGTTTCCCTTAGGCCTAATCCGGCCTTCATGCCGAAGTGCTTGCCTGCGTTCACTTCGGAGGTGTTGGAGCTGTCCGCTTTTCACCCTCCACCTTTTTCCTCGCTGGAGGATGAGAAGCTAAATGCTCTGTGTCCCGTCCGTGCTTTACGGACATATATGAACAGGACCAGTGCTTTCCGGAAGAGCGACCAGCTCTTTATTTCATGGGCACCCCCTCATGGAGGGAATCCTATTTCTAAGCAACGCCTCTCACATTGGCTTGTGAATGCTATAGCTTTGGCTTATGAATCAAAGGGTATGCAGCCACCAGGGGGCATCAGAGCTCATT encodes:
- the LOC113112099 gene encoding uncharacterized protein LOC113112099, coding for MCSYAATIPRQWLISTVRAACALVETSRSSLQASSVERTGFPVVTCDSCSRPSKQRRGSSIMGKPNLRRLASSPADSGCVMDQIRTGNRRSIRLTRKLPLSYVLLAKGRGRAPRGGCTGPPVAQCAAVCLSSPVPDNSYTGQGERAGPVSHSDSTQVAQSTMAGGDNASVICRAVAPPPPPHGSIVPSERGDLSPAPGQGGSLGLARERTNLSALGLSPRVIATIQNARAVSTRSLYGSKWRVFEGWCDGRGLTSYQCSVPDILCFLQDLLEKDRSFSTIKVYLAAISACHVGFEGSTVGQHPLIRRFMKGARRRLPVIRRTVPEWDLSMVLEALSQYPFEPLGSISIKLLSFKTALLLALASAKRVSELHAFSVHPSCTKFSLSRDMVSLRPNPAFMPKCLPAFTSEVLELSAFHPPPFSSLEDEKLNALCPVRALRTYMNRTSAFRKSDQLFISWAPPHGGNPISKQRLSHWLVNAIALAYESKGMQPPGGIRAHSTRGIATSWALFRGVSLKDICSAASWASPHTFVRYYWLDVTNISVAHSVLGVGSA